TGTCTCGTTTTTGTCAGCTTTTAAATTATAAGGGATTTGCTGATATGAAATTTTGTGCAGAAAAGGAATTACTCTTTCCTAACGAGACAGTTGAATTTAATGATGACGATAACATACGAATTACTAAGAAAAAATATTTAAATCTTTATACTACTGTGCTGACCGATACTCTCCTGAATATTAAAGATCAATATATTCTAATAGCAGCAAAGGCTTTAACAAGAGCAGAGCATGTATATATTTACAGCAGCGGAAGTTCAGGAGCTACTGCAAATTATGTATATCAGCTTTTTCTTCAAATAGGCATTCCATGCAATTATTTTATTGACCGTCAGCTTGGCATGATGAGCCTGGAACATTTAAAACCTTTTGATGTGGCAATCGGCATAAACTTCAGCGGAAACTCAGCTACTGTCACAGAGCTTATTACCTTAGCAAGACAGAAACGAGCAACTACT
The window above is part of the Lachnoclostridium edouardi genome. Proteins encoded here:
- a CDS encoding MurR/RpiR family transcriptional regulator yields the protein MDIKNHFSLSKSESNLENDHENIYVDYLCKVNQKYSYLSKSQRKIANYLNEHPDEISRCSISTLCQKIGTSPSSMSRFCQLLNYKGFADMKFCAEKELLFPNETVEFNDDDNIRITKKKYLNLYTTVLTDTLLNIKDQYILIAAKALTRAEHVYIYSSGSSGATANYVYQLFLQIGIPCNYFIDRQLGMMSLEHLKPFDVAIGINFSGNSATVTELITLARQKRATTIAITSGTQSPLSKLADIPLCYSTKINDDLRYIHAARICELAIIGQLQTAYVHISSKEKNQSLQRSKLAIKKSRNPQ